The sequence GAAATTTTACCAGCTTCTTGAGCTCATCTTCTTTTATTCTTTTATCGTCAGCCACGCAGAGTAGCTGATTATCTTTTAAAATCCAGCTTCCGGCTTTATACCATACATAAAGATCTTTCTCAATTTTGTTATCATAGATTCCAAAATTGAGAAAACTGCCATCTGCGTAGAAAATGAGTTCAGCAGATTTGTGCGCCGAGAGGGAATCACGGAGCGCGAATTTTTTATAGATGGCCTTTTCCTGGGTTTGTGTGTGTATGGCGCCGGTTGACAGTAAATACAACACGCATATCAGGAGGGTTTGTTTTTTATAAAGGAAATTGAACATACTTTCGCTAATTGATCAGGACTCAAAATTACCGGCTCTATTCTGAAAGAAAGTAAGGGTTGTTTTTAGAAAAACTAAGGGTTTTATTTAGTGCAAAATAGGTGATTAACTCCAGTGGAATCCTTTACCGGTTTTTTACTTTTGTCTGAAATGAGCCGGTATGCCCAATAACCAGTAAATAGAACCTAGGAATGACACTTTGTAAGTGAAAAATGACAAGAACGAATACTATACTGTTATTGGAAAAAGATACCGTTATAGCGAGGGACATTGAGTCGACTCTTCGCAATTTTGGGTATGGTGTTTCAGATCATAAAACTAAATCATCCGATGTTTTTAGTTGGATATTGAAAGAAAAACCTGACTTACTTATAATGGAGGTAGAGTCTGGTGAAGAACAAAAATATTTAGAAACCGCCAGGTTGGTTTATCAAAACTATCAAATTCCGGTGGTGTTTCTCACAACAGTGGAGGGTAAGGAAGTAATGCGAAAATTAAAGTCTTCCACCTTACACGATTTTGTTTTAAAACCTGTTGTAGAAAAAGAGTTGGTTGACACCGTAGAACTAACTTTGTTTCGTCATGCCATGAAATGCAAGCTCCAGGAAAGCGAAAAAAAATACAATGAACTTTCTAACGCAATTCTTCAAACCGTTATCGAATGTGACCTCGGGGGAAAGATACTTAAACTCAACCGGCATGGTATGGAGATGTTTGGCATTACGGAAATTGAAATAGAACGTGGCCTTATGCTAACGGATTATATTTCCGGCAATGAATCGGGCTCTGTTTTAGAAGTAAGTAAGCAAAGTTGTTTTATTGATTCTGTGAATGTTAAGAGAGAGTTTTTGCTAGTAAACACCTTCAAAAAGGAATATAGTATTGAGGCAGCTTTAACTCCTTTATACGTAGATTACAAGCATAGCGGCTATAGGGGCATTTTGGTAGATGTAACGCACAAAAAGATTAAAAAAGAATTATTTGAACTTTTAGATAAGCTGAGTTTTTTATATGATCGTTCCGATGCCGACATCACAGAAGTAACAACCTATGTTGCCAGCGAGATAAGCAAAATAATTCCGGATTTGGATGCTGTTTGGTTTGAAGATTTTAATGGGCAAACTTCTCCATCTGAGTTTCTAAATACACAAAAGTCTGCACCGAGTTTTGCGGGCTATGCCGAATTTGTTGCAGGTTCAAAGAAGCCTTTGTTGCTGCGTGGAAAAGAGTTTGAAGTATTTAACCGTAAAGAAAAATTCCAAAATCCTTTAAATCTCAGCGCTTGCTGGATGGCCTTCCCCATAGAGGTTAAGAACGCGTCTTTGGGTGTATTCGTGCTAAATTCAGAAAGAAACCGCAGTGCATTGTCACTTGAAGATTTCGACAACTTAAATTGGTTTTTTAAAAGTGTTAATCTGTTTCTCGACAAATTAAACTGTATGAAAGAGTTATCGAGAAGCGAAAACCTTTTTAAAACGGCAGTTAACGCAAGTAATGAAGGATTTATTAAAATTGATTTAGATTCTAAAGTTGTTTTTGCTAATACCAAATTAGGTGAATTGTCTGGCTACACGAATGAAGATGTACTGGGCCGGAATTGTAGATTTTTTCTGCAGCGCAAAGATTTTAAACAACTGGCAGACACTATTGCCACGCGGAAAAAAGGTTTGAGTAGCCGGTACGAACTGAGAATAAAAACGAAATCCGGGGAGTTGAAGAATTTTTATGTCAGCGGAACGCCTTACCACGATGAAAACGGAAAGGTGATTGGCTCTATTGCAACTTTAACCGATCTTTCCGTTAAAAAAGAACAACTAGCTCTGTATGCGGCTACTGAAACGCTTTTACGTGAAATTACCAGTAAAAGCGACGTAGCTTTCTGGGTCTTTTCTTTCGAAACCAAAAGTATTCAATATTTAAGTCCGGCTTTTAAACTGCTGTATGAAATAACACTGGAGGAAATGTATAAAGTAGAAGGCCTTCGCAAATATATTCATCCCGATGATGTAGATAAAGTGCTTGGAAGAACCCTTAAAAACCTGAGCAGCGACGAACATGTTGTAAAGTACAGGATTATTACACCAGATGGGCGCCTGAAGTGGATTTGTGATAAGTCAATCGTTGTAAAAAATTCAGAAGGACGAGCCACAAAACTAATTGGTTACGCTCAGGAAATTACGAAAATTAAATTGCTTGAAGAGGAATGGCTCGGTGGAGAATTAGAAAAGGCAAAGATCATACGCTCTATTGCAGATTCTTTCATGATCGTTGACCAGGAGGGTAAAATAATTCAGTCTTATTTCAGAAAGAGCGAAAAATTATTTTTGCCTCACAAATCAGCACACATTGCAGGTAAAAAAATTGAGGAAGTAGTTGATGAAAGAGTTGCCGGGCGTATTCTCGAAAATGCCGGTAAAATTAACGGTACGCTCACTACTGCGGTGGTTGAAGTAGATGTTTACCGCAACGAACTGTTCAACTGGTACGAAATAAGAATGACTTCTTTTAAAGACGGAAGAATACTCATGATTGTACGCGATATAACTTCCAATAAAAACAGCATTGATAAAGTTCATAAGCTTTTTAATCTTGCAGAGCAAACTCACGAATTAATAGTGATAACCGATCGAAGCGGTAAAGTGGAATATGTTAATCCTATGTTTACAAACGTTACAGGTTACGAGTTTCATGAAGTTATTGGCAACACTCCTGATCTTCTGAGATCTGGCAGGCACAGCAAATCATTTTACAAAAACCTCTGGAATACTTTGAAATCAGGCCAGCCTTTTAAAGCAGATTTTTACAACAAGAATAAATTTGGCGAAGTCTTTATTGAAGAGAAAATTATTACGCCTTACTTAGACATCAAGGGAGAAATCACTAACTTTATATCTACAGGAAGAGATGTTACACACGAAAGGCAGGAGGCTCTTAAAACTGTTAGAAACAATCATCTTGAACAAACACTGGCAATTAAGAGACAAAAAAGCAGAACTCTGTCATTAGCTCAGGGGCATGAAAACGAAAGAAGGAAGTTTGCAAAAGAGATTCATGAAGGGCTAAATCAGATGCTTTCAGTGGCTATGATGAATCTTGAGAATATTGGAGATAATGAGTTAATTACTGTTGAACAAAAGAATAAAATTGAATTTGTAAATAAGATTATCGGAGAAATTATGAAAGATCTAAGAGGCCTTTCGAGCAATCTTTCTCCTGTAAGTCTTTTTGAATTTGGTTTGTATGCTGTCTTTGCTCAACTGGTTAAAAAACTCCATACTGAGTTTAAAACCCTTGATATTACGTTTAAGTCGAATATAGAAAATCTAAGATTTCCCGAGGCAGTGGAACTTAATTTTTATAGGATAATACAGGAGGCTTTGCAAAATGCGCTGAAACATTCGGGGGCAAGCACTATAAACATGGCACTGAATTATCGCGATGGCAAACTTATGTTTCTTATAAAAGACAATGGAATAGGAATAAACAAAAGAGAATTGGCTGCAAAAAAGAAAAAACTTTTTGGCCTTTCAACTCTTGAACAAAGAGCGGTGCTTATTGGAGCAGAATTAGAAATAACCACTACTAAAAATAAAGGTTTCGAAATTAATATAGCGGTAAAAACAAAAACAATAAAACTATGATAAAAATACATCTCGTTGAAGATCACCACATCGTGAGATATGGAATCAAGAATATGCTGGACCTGAATCCTGAATTTAAAGTAATTGGCGAGTCAGATAATGCTGAAGATCTTTTGCTGGAGCTCCCTGCCTTAGATGCCGATCTCGTAATCACTGATATTTCTATGGAAGGAATGAACGGCATTGAACTTACCAAAAAAGTGCGGAAGATCAGGAACGGTGCAATAAAAGTTCTGGTTATCAGTATGCATGCCGATGATCTTTATATTAACCAGTGTTTCGAAGCTGGCGCAAATGGCTATCTTTTGAAGGATTTTAAAAAGAGCGAACTCTACGCAGCCATTGAGAAAATCGTAAAAGGTGAAAAATACATTAGCAGGTCAGTATCACAAATTCTGGCGGATAATTTTATTAATAAAGAATACAATAGTAAAACCGCCGGAGGTTATAAAATTGAAATAACAAAGCGTGAAAAGGAAATTATACAACTTATAAGTGAAGGGTTAAGCAATAAGGAAATTGCCTCCAACCTTCTCTTGAGCATCAGCACAGTGGATGCTCACAGGTATAACATCTTAAAAAAACTGGAAGTGAAAAATACAGCTGAGATGATTACCAAAGCCATAAAGCTTAAACTTATTATTATTAATTAGGGAGTCTTTGTTCAGCGTTCTGACTCAAAATAACAGTCAATATTTATAAGTTCTTCGGCAATTAACCTGAAATGATCCATAAGGTCTTCTGTTGAAGCACTTTTGTGGATCTTTGGCAAGTCCTTTAAATACTCACGCAGCAGTTCAACACCAAAATAGCTGGTGTAATTATTCAGTTCGTGAAATATTTTACTTTCCGTCGAATAGTCATTTGCCTTAATAATAGAATCTACTTCTAAAATCCCTTTTTTTACAAGGTCTTTAAAATGATTCATCCAGTTTTTGATCAGTTTTTGGTCGCCGTTGCTAAGGATGTTTAACCGGTCTAAATTGTACTGGTTCACCTCTTTAACCTGTATTGCAATGTTTGCGAAGTTTTTAACTTTTGCCACAGCGTTTGGATTTTTGTTTTTTTCAAACTCACCTAAAACTATTTTGTGAAGATCGCTTATTTCAAAAGGTTTTAATAGAAAAGAATTCATACCCGCATCTTTGCATTTTTCGAGGGAGCTTTTGTCTGAATATCCTGATATGGCTATAATGGGAGTTTGTATGGCATGTCGGTTCCGTATAACTTTTGTTACCTCAATCCCGTTTAATAAAGGAACATTCACGTCCATTAAAATAACATCGTAGGGTTGACTTAAAATTTTTTCCAGAGCTTCTTCACCGTTGGTGGCAATTGTAGTATGCGCTCCGTAACTTTGAAGTACGCTTTCAATCAGGCGTTGATTCAATTCGCTGTCTTCTACCACTAAAATGTTTTTTCCCGAAAAAGACGCACAGCTTGGTTTTTCTTCACGCTGTGTTTTGTGTACAAAGCGTTCTAACGAAATTTCAATCGCGAAATTGGGGCTTAAAGAAGCCCCTGGTGTACTTGTAATTTTTCCATTAACAAAAAGTAGAAGTTCTCTTGCAGTGAGCAGGCTTATTTCATGCAAAGACGAGCTGTCATAGGTTTCGGCCACAAATCCTTTTTCTTTGTAAAGATTATTAATCTCCAGTAAAATAACATCGTATTTATCACGCCGTTCTTTTACGCTTGCTGTAACAGTAATAAACCCTTTTTCAGACTGATTAAGCAGCGCACTAACAAGCCGCACTAATGCTTGCAGCAATTTATTTTTATTGCCTGTGTATAAGTCAGGAACGGCATGAGCATCAATTACAAAATTATTCGCGGTGTTTTTTAGCGTAATGTCTACTTTGGTCTGAAGAATTTCTAACAGTTCTTTTAACCTGAACACTTCTTGATTTTCTTTACTGTTATTTGGTTCCTCTGTATATACCAGGTCGGTTAAATTGCTGGTGAA is a genomic window of Sphingobacteriaceae bacterium containing:
- a CDS encoding DNA-binding response regulator, with protein sequence MIKIHLVEDHHIVRYGIKNMLDLNPEFKVIGESDNAEDLLLELPALDADLVITDISMEGMNGIELTKKVRKIRNGAIKVLVISMHADDLYINQCFEAGANGYLLKDFKKSELYAAIEKIVKGEKYISRSVSQILADNFINKEYNSKTAGGYKIEITKREKEIIQLISEGLSNKEIASNLLLSISTVDAHRYNILKKLEVKNTAEMITKAIKLKLIIIN